The genomic window TGGCGGGCCGGACGGCGCCGAAGACCTCGCCGTGCACGCGGCCCACCTCCTCCCAGCGGGACGTGTCGGTGACGTACATCCGGGTGCGGACGACGTCGGTCGGGCTGAACCCGGCGGAGGTGAGCGCGTCGACCAGCACGCCGAAGGCGACGCGGGCCTGCGCGGTCACGTCCCCGGGGTGCACGACGGCGCCGTCGACGGTGGCGGTGCAGCCGCTGACCCACGCCTGCTGCCCGGCGACGACGACCCGGCTGTAGCCGACGACGTCCTCCCACGGCCCGCCGGAGCCGATGCGCCGCACCGTCACGACGACGCCTCGCGGGTCACCTGCAGGGCCTCCGGCAGCGTGAAGGCCCCGGCGTAGAGGGCCTTGCCGACGATGGCCCCCTCGACGCCGACGGCGGCCAGCCCGGCCAGCGCGCGGATGTCGTCGAGCGAGCTGACCCCGCCGGAGGCGACGACGGGCTTCGGGGTGGCGGCGCAGACCTCGCGGAGCAGGTCGAGGTTCGGGCCGCGCAGGGTGCCGTCCTTGGTGATGTCGGTGACGACGTAGCGGGCGCAGCCCTCGGCGTCGAGGCGGGCGAGGGTCTCGTAGAGCTCGCCGCCCTCGCGGGTCCACCCGCGCGCGGCCAGCCGGGTGCCGCGGACGTCGAGGCCGACGGCGATGCGGTCGCCGTGCTCGGCGATGGCGCGGGCGCACCACTCGGGCGACTCCAGCGCGGCGGTGCCCAGGTTCACC from Geodermatophilus normandii includes these protein-coding regions:
- a CDS encoding RidA family protein codes for the protein MTVRRIGSGGPWEDVVGYSRVVVAGQQAWVSGCTATVDGAVVHPGDVTAQARVAFGVLVDALTSAGFSPTDVVRTRMYVTDTSRWEEVGRVHGEVFGAVRPATAMIGVASLLHPDMLVEVEADAVRVP
- the priA gene encoding bifunctional 1-(5-phosphoribosyl)-5-((5-phosphoribosylamino)methylideneamino)imidazole-4-carboxamide isomerase/phosphoribosylanthranilate isomerase PriA, producing MPTLQLLPAVDVADGQAVRLVQGEAGSETSYGDPLDAALQWQRDGAEWVHLVDLDAAFGRGSNHELLARVVGELDVDVELSGGIRDDESLAAALATGCRRVNLGTAALESPEWCARAIAEHGDRIAVGLDVRGTRLAARGWTREGGELYETLARLDAEGCARYVVTDITKDGTLRGPNLDLLREVCAATPKPVVASGGVSSLDDIRALAGLAAVGVEGAIVGKALYAGAFTLPEALQVTREASS